ATGAGCCGGCCGCTGGTGGCGCTGGGCCTGCGCATCTCGGGGCCGCGTAGTGATGGGCGTGCGTTGTCGGTGTTCTCTCCGTTGTTGCTCGGTGTTGGCACAGGCCTGCTCTGGGCGCCGTGCGCGGGCCCGATCCTGGGCCTGATCCTGACCAGCGCGGCGCTCAACGGCGCGAGTTTCGGCACCTCGCTGCTGCTGCTCGCCTATGCCGCTGGCGCGTGCACGTCGCTCGCGGCTGCGCTGCTGTTCGGCGGACGGCTGTTCTCGGCCATGAAGCGTTCGCTGCATATGGGCGAATGGGTGCGGCGCGCCGCCGGTGGGGCCGTGCTGCTGGGCGTGGGCGCCATCGCGCTGGGGCTGGACACCGGCTTGCTCGCGCGTCTTTCGGTGGGCACGACGTCGGCATTGGAGCAGGCACTCGTCGAGCGGGTCCGGGAGCCGAAGCTACCGCCGCCGCAGGTGGAATCCTCTGCGCTGCGCGAAGAAGCGGGCTTCGCGCGGGTGTCGGCAAGCCGCGAGACGCCGCTCGCCCGCGCGCTCAAGGTCGAAGGGCACTTTCCTTCGCTTGCCGGCGCAACCGAATGGATCAACTCCGCACCGCTCACGCCCGAGGCATTACGCGGCAAGGTGGTGCTGGTCGATTTCTGGACCTACTCGTGCATCAACTGCCTGCGCACCTTGCCCTATGTGCGCGCATGGGCCGAGAAGTACAAGGACGCGGGCCTGGTGGTGCTCGGTGTGCATGCGCCGGAGTTCGCGTTCGAGAAGCGCCCGGCCAACGTGCGCAGGGCAGTCGATGAGCTGGGCATCGGCTTCCCGGTGGCCCTGGACAACGACTTTGCCATCTGGCGCGGCTTCGACAACCAGGCCTGGCCCGCGTTCTACTTCATCGATGCCGAGGGGCGCATCCGTCATCGCCAGTTCGGTGAGAACCGGTACGACCAGGCGGAGCAGGTCATCCAGCAACTGCTGGCCGAGGCGGGGCGGACCCGCATCGCCGCCGGGTTGGTGGCGCCTCTGGGGCAGGGTACCCAGGCCGCGCCCGGCCTCGAGCCGGCGTTGTCTGGCGAAACCTACCTGGGCCATGAGCGCGCGCACGGCTTTGCTTCGCCGGGCGGCATTGCGCGCGGTCGTGCAAACGTCTATCAGCCCGCTTCTTCTTCATTGCGCACGAACCAGTGGTCGCTGGCCGGCGACTGGACGGTGGAGGCCGAGCGCGCGGTGCTGAACAGCGCGAATGGGCGCATCGCCTATCGGTTTCAGGCGCGCGACGTGCACCTGGTGCTCGGTCCCGCGGCCAACTGCAAGCCGGTGCGCTTCAGGGTGTGGGTCGATGGAAAGCCGCCGCTCGAGGACCATGGCTCCGACATCGATGCGCAAGGCCACGGCGTGATCGATGTGCAGAAGCTCTATCAGTTGGTGCGCCAGCAGGCGGCGAACGGAAAAGACCGGCTGTTCGAAATCGAGTTTCTCGACGCCGGAGCGCAGGCCTACGCATTCACTTTCGGTTGAGCGCGGACTCGGGTCCGGCGGCTCAGGCCGTCCAGGCGCTCAGCGAAAGCCGCCGCAGCATGTCCGCCTGGCGCGATTCTTCGGCGTCGCGCAGGCTCTTGGCCGCGCGGGCGGCCACGTAGCTGACGTACAGCATTTCGATGGCCTTGCCCCATTCGTGCATCTTTTGCGAAACCACGCTGGTCGACGTTGCCGAAGGGTCTGCGGCCGGGCAAGCGGGCACCTCGAAACCGGCTTTGCTGAGAATGGTGGCTTTCTGAAAAATGGTAAGCATGCGACGGGCCTCTGGACCTTGGGGTATGGGCATCAGCTTAGCCTTGCGCAAGAGGCGTGCCATCCGCTGCATGACGTATGTGTCTGTCAGTAAATGGCTATCTATCCATGGCACCCACCGCGGCTTTCTAGGCCTTAAGCCTTAGGCCGGAATCGATTCGGTGTGCTGCCACACCAGCGTGGCAGCCGCCAGGTCTTCCAGCGCGCTGCCCACCGCCTTGAACACGGTGCGCTCCCCGCCGCCCGTGCGGCCTGTTCGTTCGCCCCGGCAGAGTGCGGCCAGCGTGCCCTGCACCTCATCGGCGCGCAGCGTGCCGGCTGCGACGGCGTCGAGCAGCTCGCCTGCTTTCTGCAGCGCCTCGGTGGTGTCGATGAAGGTGCGTGCGCCCGCGAAGCAGCGCACGTCTGCTTCACGCATGGCGGGAGTGAAGCTGCCGATCAGGTCCAGGTGCGAGCCCGGCGAGAGCCATTCGCCGCGCACGAGGGGCTCGGTCGCGAGCGTGGCGCAGCTCACGATGTCGGCCTGCCGCACGGCGGCTTCCAGTTCGTTACTGACGACGGCGCGGGCGTTGAAGCCTTCGGCGCGCCATTGCTCAGCCAAGGCTTCGGCGCCTTCGGGCCGGTGGTTCCACACCTGCACCTCGTCGATCGGGCGCACGCTGTCATGTGCGGCGGGCAGCAGCTTGGCGACGCGGCCGGTGCCCAGTACCAGCAGACGACGCGCATCGGCACGTGCCAGAAAAGAAGCAGCCAACGCCGATGCGGCGGCCGTGCGGCGCGCGGTGAGCTCGTTGCCGTCCATCATCGCCAGCGGCACGCCAGTGCGCGCGTCGTACAGCACATAGGTGGCATGCAGGCCGGGCAGGCCGCGCGCGCCGTTGCCCGGAAAGACATTGATGGTCTTGATGCCCAGAAACCCCGCGTCGCTCCACGCCGGCATGATGAGCACGGTGCCCTTGTCGGCGCCGGCAGTCTCGATGCTGTGCACATGGCGCGGCGGCACCTGCGCATCGGCCGCGAAGGCCGAGCGCAGGGCGGGCACGAGCCGCGCAAAGGTGAGCGGCTCGCGGGTGGCGGTGGCGTCGAAATGCTTCATGGTCGTCGTGGAGGGAGGTTCCGGCGGTTTCCAGCTCATGAGAAGTGCGCTTCTTGAACCCCGACTGCATGGAGCACCGTTCGAATCGACCGCTCAGGCCTGCTGCCGGAACGCAAGGTGATAGCCGTTGCAGTCCGCAACCCCGAACTCGCTCGAGCCGTATGGCATCTGCTGCAGCGGCCAGGCAATCGATGCCTTGTCCTTGACGGCGGCGTAACAGGCCGCCGCATCGGCCACGGCGAAATAGAAGGTGCCGGAGCACGTGGGAGGGCTCTTCCAGAGATCCTGCTGCGTGAAGATGAGCTTGCCGCCGTGCTTCTCGACCGTCAGGGTGTCGTCTGCCGAACGGGCGGCCGCGAAGCCGAGAACATCGGCGTAGAAGCGTTCGGTCTGTGCCAGATCGTGGCAGCGCAGGAGCAGTGTCAGCGGCATGGGTGGCCTCCTTGGCGTGCGGCCGAACGGCCGTTTCGGCGGAGGATAGCTCAGCCCGCGGCGATACGGCTCCATTCGAGTCCGTGCTTCGCAAGGTACTTGCGCAGCCTGTCGGCATCGTTCACCACGCTGCGCTGCGCGCGGGATGCCTGGAAAAGTTGCCGCCCCGCGTCCGACAGGCTGCGTGCTTCGCGGCACACGCGCACCACCGCCTCGAGCTGCAGCCTGTCGAACAGGTCGAGCGCGGCCGCGCGTTCCTCGCCGAGCAGGGCGTCGAGGTCCGCATCCGCGGCGCCGCCGTGTCCCTTCTTCGGACCTTCGCGGTTCCACAGCCACCGCAGCCGTGCAATTTCGGCCTCGACCAGCGCCACCGGAATGCGCCCGCCGTCCGCCAGCGTGGCCAGACGCGTCACGCTGGCCGAGAGGTCGCGAAAGTTGCCGCACCACAGCGCCTCGGCGCTCTGTGCAAACCGCAGGTAGGCCGCGCGCGCTTCGGCGTTGAAGCGCACCACGCGATGGTTCTCGTTCGCGTGGATGGCCAGCAGGTGGTCGATGTTGGGCTCGATGTCTTCGGGCCGCTGCGCGAGGCCGGGCAGGTCGTAGGTCCAGAGGTTGATGCGTGCGAACAGGTCTTCGCGGAAACGCCCGCCCGCCACGTCGCTGCGCAGGTCGCGGTTGGTGCCGGCAATGAGCTGAAAGTCGCTTTCCACTTCTTTGTCCGCCCCCACCGGGAAGAAGCGCTTTTCCTCGATGGCCTTGAGCAGCATGGCCTGTTCGTCGGGGCCGAGTTCGCCGATCTCGTCGAGAAAAAGAACGCCCCGGTGCGCCGTGCGCAGCAGGCCCGCGCGCTCGCCCGCGGCGCCGGTGAAGGCGCCCTTCTTGTGGCCGAACAGCGTGGACGCGGCACCGTCGCCGCGCAGCGTGGCGCAGTTCACTTCCACGAACGGCCCGGTCATCTGGTGTCGCGCCTGCTTCAGCTCGAACATGCGCCGGGCCAGGAACGACTTGCCCGCGCCGGTCGGGCCGACCAGCAATATCGGCGCCCGCGAGCGCACGGCCACGCGTTCGATCTCGTCGATGAGCGCGTTGAAGCGCGCATTGCGCGTCGCGATGCCACTCTTCAGGAACGCGACCGCATCGCGCTGCTCGGCATCGAAGCGCCGCGCGATCGCGTCGTAGCGCGACAGGTCGAGGTCGATCAGCGCGATCTCGCCCGGATGACCCGCGCGCTGCCGCTTGGGCGGCGAGGTCTGCGCGAGCACGCCGGGAATCACGCGGGATTCGGCCAGCAGGAACATACAGATCTGCGCCACGTGCGTGCCGGTGGTGATGTGCGCCCAGTACTGCTCGCGCTCCGTGTCGAAGGGGTAGGCGCGCGCCCAGTCGTACAGGCGCGTGTAGACCTCGCCGAAGTCCCAAGGGTCCTCCAGATCGATGGGAATCAGGTTGACCTGGGTCTCGGGCGACACGGTGGCGATATCGGCCCTGACCACCTCGGCGAGCGCCTTGTGCTTGAGCGTGTAGAGCAGCTCCATGCGCGCGACGACCATGTCGTCGTGCTGGGCGAGCGAGACGGTGGGGCGCCACTTTTCCCAGCGGCCGGTGCCTTGGCCGGCGTCGAGTTGCGTGCCGAGAAAGCCGATGACGACCGTTGGCTTCATGGATATGAATCTAGCTGAATTTATAAATTTGGTGGAAATATTATCAGGTGCAAGAGCCGCTATGCAAGGGCCGGAGAAAGGGATTTCCATTGCAAATCAATAACTTGAGTCGCATCCGCCTCACTGGACGAGCGGTTTTTCGCAAGCTGGCACGTCTGCTGCAATAGATGAACCGTCCGGATGCAGTTCATCCGCTCGCAGGTGCCGCATGAAAGCGGCCCGGTGCCGCAGGCCAGACCTGTCTTGGGCTTGCGGTATGCCGCTGTTGAACTGGCTGGCGACTGAACTTGATTCAGTTCTGCTCATGGTTGAGCACCGTGCTAACCACATGGCGTTGCGGGTTCGATTCCCGCGAAAAACCTGGCAGTGCTTGCACTGCCATCTGTTGGGGCGAAAGCCCCCCGCCCCGGCACACCGGAGCGATGGCGCAGGGCAAAAAGAAAAGCCCTGCGGCGCGCGACACCGTGCCAAGCGCAGGCGGCTTGCGCACCGCGTGTGCGGCAAGGAACTGCGTGCAGTCATCGACGGAGAGGGAGTGGCGGCGTTGCACATGCGACGCCGGGAGGCACCTACCGAACCGCGCGACCGCTGCATGTCAGGCCTTGTCGACCGCAGTGCCCGCCGCCTGCCCTTTCGTGGGCCTGGATTGAATGAATGAATGACGAACGAACCGAATAACCGAACCGAACAACGAGTGGGAGAAAAAATGCTGGGTTTCAATCAATACACCGTCAAGAAGAACGAACGCGCGCTGCTGCTGCGCAATGGCGACTTCGAGCAACTGCTCGGCCCGGGGAAGCACCGCGTGTTCTCGGCATTCGACACCCTCAAGCTGGAGCGCTTCTCGCTCGCCGAGCCGTCGTTCGAGCACGAGTTGGCCGACTATTTCCTGGCGCGCGAGCCCGAGTTGGTGGCGCGCGAGTTCGTCCAGGCGTCGCTCGGCGAGACGCAGGTCGGACTCCGCCATGAAGACGGCGTGTTGGTGCAGATCCTGCCGCCTGCCACGCGCAAGCTGTACTGGCGCGGGCTGCGCGAACAGCGCATCGAAGTGATCGACGTGGCGGGCGACGCGCGCCTGCCGGCCGAGCTGCTGTCGAAGCTGCAGAGCGTGGCCCTGCGTCCGCGTGCGGTGCAGGGGCTCGACGGCGTGCTGCTGGTGCAGGTGCCCGAGTTCCATGCCGGCGTGCTGACGCTCGAGGGCCAGATGCAGGCAATGCTGCCGCCGGGGAACCACGGTTTCTGGCGCTTCAACCGCCAGGTGGCGGTGACGTGTGTCGACCTGCGCTCGCAGATCGCCGAAGTGAGCGGTCAGGAAATCCTGACCCGCGACAAGGTGGGGCTGCGGCTGAACCTGTCGGCGGTGTGGCGCTTTCTCGATGTGCGGCAGGCCATGGCACAGATGCCGAAGCCGGCCGAGCATGTCTATCGCGAACTGCAGTTCGGTCTGCGTGC
The Variovorax paradoxus genome window above contains:
- a CDS encoding cytochrome c biogenesis protein DipZ; translation: MLILIVAYLGGVLTILSPCILPVLPFVFARADRPFRPHGLPMLLGMALAFAAVATLAAVGGSWIVSLNEYGRLAAIAMLALFGVTLLFPGIADRMSRPLVALGLRISGPRSDGRALSVFSPLLLGVGTGLLWAPCAGPILGLILTSAALNGASFGTSLLLLAYAAGACTSLAAALLFGGRLFSAMKRSLHMGEWVRRAAGGAVLLGVGAIALGLDTGLLARLSVGTTSALEQALVERVREPKLPPPQVESSALREEAGFARVSASRETPLARALKVEGHFPSLAGATEWINSAPLTPEALRGKVVLVDFWTYSCINCLRTLPYVRAWAEKYKDAGLVVLGVHAPEFAFEKRPANVRRAVDELGIGFPVALDNDFAIWRGFDNQAWPAFYFIDAEGRIRHRQFGENRYDQAEQVIQQLLAEAGRTRIAAGLVAPLGQGTQAAPGLEPALSGETYLGHERAHGFASPGGIARGRANVYQPASSSLRTNQWSLAGDWTVEAERAVLNSANGRIAYRFQARDVHLVLGPAANCKPVRFRVWVDGKPPLEDHGSDIDAQGHGVIDVQKLYQLVRQQAANGKDRLFEIEFLDAGAQAYAFTFG
- a CDS encoding ornithine cyclodeaminase family protein, whose amino-acid sequence is MKHFDATATREPLTFARLVPALRSAFAADAQVPPRHVHSIETAGADKGTVLIMPAWSDAGFLGIKTINVFPGNGARGLPGLHATYVLYDARTGVPLAMMDGNELTARRTAAASALAASFLARADARRLLVLGTGRVAKLLPAAHDSVRPIDEVQVWNHRPEGAEALAEQWRAEGFNARAVVSNELEAAVRQADIVSCATLATEPLVRGEWLSPGSHLDLIGSFTPAMREADVRCFAGARTFIDTTEALQKAGELLDAVAAGTLRADEVQGTLAALCRGERTGRTGGGERTVFKAVGSALEDLAAATLVWQHTESIPA
- a CDS encoding VOC family protein; the encoded protein is MPLTLLLRCHDLAQTERFYADVLGFAAARSADDTLTVEKHGGKLIFTQQDLWKSPPTCSGTFYFAVADAAACYAAVKDKASIAWPLQQMPYGSSEFGVADCNGYHLAFRQQA
- the rtcR gene encoding RNA repair transcriptional activator RtcR; amino-acid sequence: MKPTVVIGFLGTQLDAGQGTGRWEKWRPTVSLAQHDDMVVARMELLYTLKHKALAEVVRADIATVSPETQVNLIPIDLEDPWDFGEVYTRLYDWARAYPFDTEREQYWAHITTGTHVAQICMFLLAESRVIPGVLAQTSPPKRQRAGHPGEIALIDLDLSRYDAIARRFDAEQRDAVAFLKSGIATRNARFNALIDEIERVAVRSRAPILLVGPTGAGKSFLARRMFELKQARHQMTGPFVEVNCATLRGDGAASTLFGHKKGAFTGAAGERAGLLRTAHRGVLFLDEIGELGPDEQAMLLKAIEEKRFFPVGADKEVESDFQLIAGTNRDLRSDVAGGRFREDLFARINLWTYDLPGLAQRPEDIEPNIDHLLAIHANENHRVVRFNAEARAAYLRFAQSAEALWCGNFRDLSASVTRLATLADGGRIPVALVEAEIARLRWLWNREGPKKGHGGAADADLDALLGEERAAALDLFDRLQLEAVVRVCREARSLSDAGRQLFQASRAQRSVVNDADRLRKYLAKHGLEWSRIAAG
- a CDS encoding slipin family protein; this encodes MLGFNQYTVKKNERALLLRNGDFEQLLGPGKHRVFSAFDTLKLERFSLAEPSFEHELADYFLAREPELVAREFVQASLGETQVGLRHEDGVLVQILPPATRKLYWRGLREQRIEVIDVAGDARLPAELLSKLQSVALRPRAVQGLDGVLLVQVPEFHAGVLTLEGQMQAMLPPGNHGFWRFNRQVAVTCVDLRSQIAEVSGQEILTRDKVGLRLNLSAVWRFLDVRQAMAQMPKPAEHVYRELQFGLRAAVGEQTLDALLENKSAIDQTVLAQVRERLEGSGVSLESVGVKDIILPGEMKTILAQVVEAEKSAQANVIRRREETAATRSLLNTAKVMEGNPVALRMKELETLERVAERIDKISVVGGLDQVLNGLVTLRPNGS